The sequence below is a genomic window from Zygosaccharomyces rouxii strain CBS732 chromosome D complete sequence.
GCATATGAAACTTTGTCCGATGATCCATATGTTTCTGGTCATCAAGAAAAATACTTAGACGAGGCTATTGAATGGGCTTCTAACAATGGGTTAAAGGTTTGGGTTGATCTTCATGGAGCTGCTGGTTCAcaaaatggatttgataaTTCAGGCTTAAGAGATAGCTATAAGTTTCaagatgaggaaaatttgaatgtGACTAGAAAAGTTATTCATTATCTATTGGACAAATATTCTCGTGACGAGTATGTTGATACTGTCATCGGTGTTCAATTGATAAATGAACCATTGGGGCCTGTTCTTGAtatggataaattgaaaaatgattaCTACTTGGAAAATTATAACTATTTGAGACAAGAATTGGGTCGTGATCAAATTATTGTAATTCATGATGCATTTCAACCGTTACACTATTGGGATGATTTCCTTACCGAGGATCAAGGTTATTGGGGGGTTCTAGtggatcatcatcattaccaaatatTTGACTCAAACCAATTAAATGcaacttttgaagataaaTTAAAGTTAGCATGTTCTTGGGGTCAAGATATAGTTAATGAATCCCATTGGAATGTTGCCGGTGAATTTGCAGCTGCTCTGACAGATTGTACCAAATGGGTTAATGGTGTCGGTTATAAAGCACGTTATGATGGTAGTTACCAAAAGGATAATCAAGGCTCATTTTACATTGGATCTTGtgaaaataatgaagattttaGTTCGTGGTCCCAAGATCGTAAGGACCAGGCAAGGCATTACTTGGAAACACAATTAAACGCATTCGAACTAAGAGGTGGTTGGATCTTGTGGACCTATAAAACAGAAAATAGTATCGAATGGGATgctcaaaaattggcatACAATGGAGTGTTACCACAACCATTGGATGACAGGAAATTCCCCAACTATTGCAAAAAGTAAAAAT
It includes:
- a CDS encoding glycoside hydrolase family 5 protein (similar to uniprot|P23776 Saccharomyces cerevisiae YLR300W EXG1 Major exo-1 3-beta-glucanase of the cell wall involved in cell wall beta-glucan assembly exists as three differentially glycosylated isoenzymes), whose product is MLLSSIALLMEAVVGFCSPVSKGEQKSGSETTNVQFLTERNQKRYFDYGSTEWNEPIRGVNLGGWLVLEPFITPSLFEVFRENDNSDEGIPVDEYHYTKALGPELAANRLEAHWQSWITEKDLTAIKSMGFNLVRIPIGYWAYETLSDDPYVSGHQEKYLDEAIEWASNNGLKVWVDLHGAAGSQNGFDNSGLRDSYKFQDEENLNVTRKVIHYLLDKYSRDEYVDTVIGVQLINEPLGPVLDMDKLKNDYYLENYNYLRQELGRDQIIVIHDAFQPLHYWDDFLTEDQGYWGVLVDHHHYQIFDSNQLNATFEDKLKLACSWGQDIVNESHWNVAGEFAAALTDCTKWVNGVGYKARYDGSYQKDNQGSFYIGSCENNEDFSSWSQDRKDQARHYLETQLNAFELRGGWILWTYKTENSIEWDAQKLAYNGVLPQPLDDRKFPNYCKK